In Nitrospira sp., a single genomic region encodes these proteins:
- a CDS encoding acyl-CoA dehydrogenase family protein: protein MGSLFTGLERIEEARDRLSGNSFMAGLFVGRPDFSLLLPPEESQEQQEAWESYRPQLQTFLTTQVDPDEIERTAKIPDSVLKGLFALGAFGMKLPKEYGGLGFSYTNYGRALMLIASWSNILALTVAVPQSIGIAMPILLFGSEEQKRKYLPIVAREAISAFALTEPVTGSDAAHIKTEAVLDSTGTEFVVNGEKLWCTNGTIAQYLTLIARVPARKELRDGRTVWVPVPEGQDADERVHTAFILEMDLPGVKVRQRCQFEGCRGIENAHMTFTDVRIPAANVIGEVGRGLKYALTILNVGRAISIPAICLGMAKQAWQPTLDRANTRWTFQKPLGERQTQRMRLGRMAADLFAMEALAFSAWRMADQHDYDVRIESAITKIFCSEHTIRFLKDAQIIFGGMGYETADSKRIRGEPAFGIEQLVRDAEMYRLGEGATDILRPFVAREGLNAHLERARNYLEEDVTSWRRLLEFGRLVGFYIPWYLKQWMSRRLPSWPEFRHPEVRPKLRFVERASRRLARAMLYSVAWHRRTLRDDQGRQNRIESIGEDLAVIAATALYAEAHKGTAEHSEVWDLANEVFREAKGRVKHQIRALIANRDTRFTRIGIKALLGTYPTLSEGVIPRNLQDYGRSEAPAVGAGKGRKQAAV from the coding sequence ATGGGATCGCTGTTTACAGGCCTTGAACGAATCGAAGAAGCTCGAGATCGGTTGTCGGGCAACAGTTTCATGGCGGGGCTTTTCGTCGGGAGGCCGGATTTCTCACTGCTGCTTCCTCCTGAGGAATCACAGGAGCAGCAGGAAGCCTGGGAGAGCTATCGCCCCCAGCTGCAGACATTCCTCACGACGCAGGTCGATCCCGATGAGATCGAACGGACCGCCAAGATCCCTGATTCCGTGCTGAAGGGATTGTTTGCGCTCGGCGCATTCGGCATGAAGCTGCCCAAGGAATATGGAGGACTCGGATTCTCGTATACGAACTACGGCCGGGCCCTCATGCTCATAGCGAGTTGGAGCAACATTCTGGCCTTGACCGTCGCCGTGCCGCAGTCAATCGGCATTGCTATGCCAATCCTGCTTTTCGGGAGTGAAGAGCAAAAGCGGAAATATCTGCCGATTGTCGCTCGGGAAGCCATTTCGGCCTTCGCGCTAACCGAACCCGTCACCGGGTCCGATGCCGCCCATATCAAGACCGAGGCAGTGCTGGATTCCACTGGCACGGAGTTTGTCGTGAACGGGGAGAAGCTGTGGTGCACGAACGGAACGATTGCGCAGTATTTGACGTTGATCGCACGGGTGCCGGCCAGGAAGGAATTGCGTGACGGGCGAACCGTGTGGGTTCCCGTCCCTGAAGGTCAAGATGCGGACGAGCGGGTTCACACCGCATTCATCCTCGAGATGGATCTTCCGGGAGTGAAAGTGCGCCAACGGTGCCAGTTCGAAGGGTGCAGAGGCATTGAAAATGCCCACATGACCTTCACGGATGTCCGCATACCGGCGGCGAACGTCATCGGTGAAGTCGGCCGTGGATTGAAATATGCCCTCACGATTCTCAATGTCGGTCGGGCGATCAGCATCCCCGCCATTTGCCTGGGCATGGCCAAACAGGCGTGGCAGCCGACGCTTGATAGGGCCAATACCCGGTGGACTTTTCAGAAACCGCTCGGCGAGCGGCAGACACAGCGCATGAGGCTGGGTCGTATGGCCGCCGACCTCTTTGCGATGGAGGCGCTCGCCTTCTCTGCGTGGCGAATGGCTGACCAGCACGACTACGACGTTCGAATTGAATCGGCGATCACGAAAATATTCTGTTCGGAGCACACGATCCGGTTTCTGAAAGATGCTCAGATCATTTTCGGAGGGATGGGATACGAAACGGCTGATTCCAAGCGGATTCGCGGAGAACCGGCATTCGGCATCGAACAACTCGTTCGCGATGCCGAGATGTACCGGCTCGGGGAAGGCGCGACAGACATCCTACGCCCCTTTGTGGCGCGCGAGGGCCTCAATGCGCATCTCGAGCGCGCTCGGAATTACCTCGAGGAGGACGTGACAAGCTGGCGGCGGCTCCTGGAGTTTGGACGCCTCGTGGGTTTCTACATACCCTGGTATTTGAAGCAATGGATGTCGAGACGGCTGCCCTCTTGGCCCGAATTCCGGCATCCCGAAGTCCGCCCGAAGCTGCGGTTTGTGGAACGCGCGAGCCGGCGCCTCGCGCGCGCGATGCTGTACTCCGTGGCATGGCATCGGCGGACACTACGAGACGACCAAGGACGCCAGAATCGCATCGAAAGCATTGGAGAAGACCTTGCCGTGATTGCGGCCACCGCGCTCTATGCAGAAGCGCATAAGGGGACGGCAGAACACTCAGAGGTGTGGGATCTTGCAAATGAAGTCTTCCGCGAAGCGAAAGGTCGCGTGAAGCACCAGATTCGCGCGCTTATTGCCAACAGAGACACGCGCTTCACGAGAATCGGGATAAAGGCACTCCTGGGCACGTATCCGACGCTCTCTGAGGGCGTCATTCCGCGCAACCTTCAGGACTACGGTCGGTCAGAGGCGCCTGCTGTTGGTGCCGGCAAGGGAAGGAAGCAGGCTGCAGTCTGA
- a CDS encoding lipoate--protein ligase family protein: MTLDANRSKEKPLKYRGVGDRVARPVRLLDVTLPSPVENLALDEVLLDEMEEHGGHPVLRFWESDRHFAVLGRASILAEDINLTACEQDGIPILRRASGGGTVLQGPGCLSYAFVLPLSFHPDLRDIRSTNRFVLQRIADALQRWEPAIAFHGISDLGVAGLKISGNAQRRNRKGLLFHGTVLCDMRADLIARYLKEPRRRPDYRGDRLHGEFLGRIDASPQEVKQAIAAAWCAQVHLEDWPRSRMPSTIAKVVERSFPQRADLSSSSEGGRGS, from the coding sequence ATGACGTTGGACGCCAACCGTTCCAAGGAAAAACCGCTCAAGTACCGGGGGGTAGGCGATCGTGTCGCGCGCCCGGTTCGTCTGCTCGATGTAACCCTGCCTTCTCCGGTTGAGAATCTCGCCCTCGACGAAGTCTTACTGGATGAGATGGAGGAGCACGGCGGCCACCCTGTGCTGCGCTTTTGGGAAAGCGATCGGCACTTTGCCGTGCTGGGCCGTGCCTCGATTCTTGCAGAGGACATAAATCTCACCGCCTGTGAACAGGACGGCATACCTATACTGCGGCGGGCGAGCGGCGGCGGGACCGTCTTACAGGGACCCGGATGTCTTTCCTACGCCTTCGTGCTTCCCCTGTCCTTTCATCCCGATTTGAGAGACATTCGTTCCACCAATCGATTTGTCTTGCAGCGCATAGCCGATGCGCTCCAACGTTGGGAGCCGGCGATCGCGTTCCACGGCATCAGCGATCTGGGCGTCGCCGGACTCAAGATTTCCGGGAATGCGCAGCGGAGGAATCGGAAGGGACTCCTCTTTCACGGCACCGTCCTTTGCGACATGCGGGCCGACCTCATTGCACGGTACCTGAAGGAACCTCGGAGAAGGCCGGACTATCGTGGCGACCGGCTCCATGGCGAATTTCTCGGCAGAATCGACGCGTCGCCGCAGGAAGTGAAGCAGGCGATTGCGGCGGCCTGGTGTGCCCAGGTCCATTTAGAGGATTGGCCGAGAAGCCGGATGCCGAGCACCATTGCAAAAGTAGTCGAGCGAAGTTTCCCGCAGCGTGCGGACCTGTCATCCTCTTCCGAGGGTGGTCGCGGCTCGTGA
- a CDS encoding deoxyhypusine synthase family protein, with protein MGAREFRDGAKDGLEALEPLDPEAITSFDDLLTAMRKTAFGGRRLGEAYEVLSAMIDDPDCSVVMTLSGAMTIAKMGKIISTMIDHGMVQCVVSTGALIAHGLSESVGKTHYRHHPSMSDEELFRKGYNRVYDTLEMESNLNYVEHVVGQTMKRIDPNQPLSSELLTRELGRTLAEEFDGSGILKSAYLKKVPVYIPAFTDSEMGLDVGTWAMGRMVDQARAQTKGGSDLDILRTINKSCPSFNPYQDLNSYTTHITSAKRLGIFTIGGGVPRNWSQQVGPYIEISNMRLGLNVKPPRFHYGVRICPEPDYWGGLSGCTYQEGISWGKFVSPEEGGRFAEVLSDATVVWPLLMVGLLERMKLKRATCGT; from the coding sequence ATGGGCGCTAGAGAATTTCGAGACGGGGCGAAGGATGGACTTGAAGCGCTGGAGCCTCTCGATCCCGAAGCCATCACCTCATTCGACGACCTGTTGACCGCGATGCGCAAGACCGCCTTCGGGGGGCGCCGGCTGGGCGAAGCCTACGAAGTCTTGTCGGCGATGATCGACGATCCGGACTGCTCCGTCGTGATGACCCTGTCCGGTGCCATGACCATTGCGAAGATGGGCAAGATCATCAGCACCATGATCGACCACGGGATGGTGCAGTGCGTCGTCTCGACCGGGGCCTTGATCGCCCACGGGCTCAGCGAGTCGGTCGGGAAAACACATTATCGCCATCATCCGTCGATGAGCGACGAGGAGCTGTTCCGCAAAGGATACAACCGGGTTTACGACACGCTCGAGATGGAATCGAATCTGAACTATGTCGAGCATGTGGTCGGCCAGACGATGAAGCGGATCGATCCGAACCAGCCGTTGTCGTCGGAATTGCTGACCCGTGAGCTCGGCCGGACGCTGGCGGAGGAATTTGACGGATCCGGCATTCTGAAGAGCGCCTATCTCAAGAAGGTTCCGGTCTATATTCCCGCCTTTACCGATTCCGAAATGGGCCTGGATGTCGGAACCTGGGCGATGGGCCGCATGGTGGATCAGGCGCGTGCTCAAACCAAAGGTGGGAGCGATCTGGATATTCTCCGGACGATCAACAAGTCCTGCCCGTCCTTCAATCCCTATCAGGATCTCAACAGCTACACGACGCACATCACTTCGGCCAAGCGCCTGGGAATTTTTACGATCGGCGGAGGAGTGCCTCGCAACTGGTCTCAGCAAGTGGGACCGTATATCGAAATCAGCAACATGCGACTGGGACTCAACGTCAAGCCTCCTCGCTTTCACTATGGAGTGCGAATCTGTCCGGAGCCGGATTACTGGGGAGGCCTGAGCGGGTGCACCTATCAGGAGGGCATCTCGTGGGGCAAGTTCGTCTCCCCTGAGGAAGGCGGGCGTTTCGCCGAGGTCTTGAGCGACGCCACGGTCGTCTGGCCGTTGCTGATGGTCGGTTTGCTGGAACGAATGAAACTCAAACGGGCGACCTGCGGGACATGA
- a CDS encoding thioredoxin domain-containing protein translates to MMLPPVRRIVMFLLMGLAVAWAAGIEAGTITDDGRIRGRADAPITLVEYSDFTCGYCLKFFRETLPRLQAKYIDTGKVKFVYRDYPRADRGVGVDAAVAARCAGAQGRYWAMHDRLFTEGGRLESGAMKGFAKAIGLDPATFGQCFDERRHLESIFQDRQEANRWGFHGTPGFILMYTAAGPTEKDPAVAIPGAFPFEAFAEEIDRMLSKTPPS, encoded by the coding sequence ATGATGCTGCCGCCGGTTCGAAGAATCGTGATGTTCTTGCTGATGGGCCTTGCCGTTGCGTGGGCGGCGGGAATCGAGGCCGGGACGATCACTGATGACGGACGGATCAGGGGGCGGGCGGATGCCCCGATTACGCTGGTCGAGTATTCCGACTTTACCTGTGGCTACTGCCTCAAGTTCTTCCGCGAGACGTTGCCGAGGCTGCAAGCCAAGTACATCGATACCGGAAAAGTGAAATTTGTGTATCGGGATTATCCGCGCGCCGATCGCGGCGTCGGCGTCGACGCGGCTGTGGCGGCGCGCTGTGCCGGCGCCCAGGGGCGGTATTGGGCGATGCATGATCGTTTGTTCACGGAAGGCGGGCGATTGGAATCCGGCGCTATGAAGGGATTTGCCAAAGCGATCGGGCTGGATCCGGCTACGTTCGGACAGTGTTTTGACGAACGGCGCCATTTGGAGTCGATTTTCCAGGACCGCCAGGAGGCAAACCGCTGGGGATTCCACGGGACTCCAGGGTTCATCCTGATGTACACCGCCGCCGGTCCGACGGAAAAAGATCCGGCCGTCGCCATTCCCGGCGCTTTTCCGTTCGAAGCCTTCGCGGAGGAGATCGATCGCATGCTCAGCAAGACGCCGCCGTCGTAA
- a CDS encoding aldehyde dehydrogenase family protein, protein MQGPRPFLIGGNWRQGKTVLPVHDPFTGKVLAEAAQASLADAADAAQSTSEAARQMEALPSHARYHLLQKIAGALYDRRDEFAQLMTGEAGKPITDAKREVSRAVQTFTVAAEEARRIPGDVIPLDWTPGTDSHLGILRRVPIGPVLGITPFNFPLNLVAHKVAPALAAGNSILIKPAPQTPLTALLLGEVAMEAGVPPGGLNILPCDNTVAEQLVTDERFKLLSFTGSAAVGWKLKALCGKKKVVLELGGNAGVIIEPDADLELATQRCAAGGFSYAGQTCISVQRIFVHHSIADLFTTKLLLQVARLKAGDPGDSGTVVGPLIDQGAANRVEAWITEAVSQGARVLLGGKRLGSVVEATVLGNVTAAMKVSCQEVFGPVVTVTPYREFEEAVDALNRSDYGLQAGVFTQNVDRVFQAFRRLKVGAVLANEIPTFRAEHMPYGGVKDSGLGREGVASTIEEMTEPRLLVLNLRVS, encoded by the coding sequence TTGCAGGGACCACGTCCATTTCTTATCGGCGGCAATTGGCGACAGGGCAAGACGGTCCTCCCTGTGCACGATCCCTTTACGGGAAAAGTGTTGGCGGAGGCGGCGCAGGCCAGTCTCGCCGATGCGGCTGACGCGGCTCAGTCGACTAGTGAAGCCGCCCGGCAGATGGAGGCGCTTCCCTCGCACGCCCGGTATCACCTGTTACAGAAGATCGCCGGAGCCCTCTATGACCGGCGGGATGAATTCGCCCAGCTGATGACCGGCGAGGCGGGCAAGCCGATCACCGACGCCAAGCGCGAAGTCAGTCGAGCCGTGCAGACTTTCACGGTGGCGGCGGAAGAGGCGAGGAGGATCCCGGGGGACGTGATTCCTCTCGACTGGACGCCGGGGACCGACTCGCACCTCGGCATTCTTCGACGCGTTCCCATCGGACCCGTGCTCGGCATTACGCCGTTCAATTTTCCGCTCAATCTGGTGGCCCACAAGGTGGCTCCGGCATTGGCTGCCGGCAACTCCATCCTGATCAAACCGGCTCCCCAGACCCCGCTCACCGCGCTCTTGCTGGGAGAGGTGGCGATGGAGGCGGGGGTGCCCCCCGGCGGCCTGAACATCCTGCCTTGCGACAACACCGTGGCGGAGCAACTCGTGACGGATGAGCGGTTCAAGCTGCTCAGCTTTACCGGCAGCGCCGCGGTCGGCTGGAAACTGAAGGCTCTTTGCGGGAAGAAAAAGGTCGTGCTGGAACTCGGTGGCAACGCGGGTGTGATCATCGAGCCTGACGCCGATCTGGAATTGGCGACTCAACGTTGCGCCGCCGGAGGGTTTTCGTATGCCGGCCAAACCTGCATCTCGGTCCAGCGGATTTTTGTTCATCACTCCATTGCCGATCTCTTTACGACCAAGCTGCTGCTGCAAGTGGCGCGTTTGAAGGCCGGAGACCCCGGCGACAGCGGGACGGTCGTCGGCCCTTTGATCGATCAAGGCGCTGCGAACCGCGTCGAGGCGTGGATTACCGAGGCCGTGTCGCAAGGAGCCCGCGTACTTCTCGGGGGGAAGCGGCTCGGCTCCGTCGTCGAAGCCACCGTCTTGGGTAACGTCACGGCCGCCATGAAGGTGTCCTGTCAGGAAGTCTTCGGGCCGGTCGTCACGGTGACGCCCTACCGGGAATTTGAAGAAGCCGTCGACGCCCTGAACCGGTCGGACTATGGGCTGCAGGCGGGTGTCTTCACCCAGAACGTGGATCGGGTCTTTCAGGCCTTCCGACGGCTGAAAGTGGGAGCGGTATTGGCGAACGAGATTCCCACGTTCCGGGCGGAGCACATGCCCTACGGCGGTGTGAAGGATTCCGGCTTGGGCCGCGAAGGCGTCGCTTCCACGATCGAGGAGATGACCGAACCGCGTCTGCTGGTCTTGAATCTGAGAGTATCCTGA
- a CDS encoding arginine decarboxylase, pyruvoyl-dependent translates to MVPTHMFLTRGVGVHREKLASFEQALRSAGVAYCNLVSVSSILPPNCKIIPRKRGEKLLNPGEITHCVMARSETNERNRLVSASIGLAIPTDRRTYGYLSEHHAHGETDEETGEYTEDLAAQMLATTLGVEFDPNIAWKEREQVFKMGGKIVRTLNITQSAIGKPGKWTTVVALAVFIPLENLPKRSRR, encoded by the coding sequence ATGGTACCTACGCACATGTTTCTCACGAGAGGAGTCGGCGTCCATCGAGAGAAGCTGGCTTCCTTCGAGCAAGCGTTGCGGAGCGCCGGCGTGGCCTATTGCAATCTTGTCAGCGTGTCCTCGATTCTTCCTCCGAACTGCAAAATCATTCCCAGAAAACGCGGCGAAAAACTCCTCAATCCCGGTGAGATCACCCATTGCGTCATGGCGCGGTCAGAGACCAACGAGCGGAACCGGTTGGTCTCGGCTTCGATCGGCTTGGCCATTCCCACCGATCGGCGCACCTACGGGTACCTTTCCGAACATCATGCTCACGGAGAAACCGACGAAGAGACCGGAGAATATACCGAGGATCTGGCGGCGCAAATGTTGGCGACGACACTGGGCGTGGAGTTCGATCCGAACATCGCCTGGAAGGAACGCGAGCAGGTCTTCAAGATGGGCGGCAAGATCGTGAGAACCTTGAATATCACGCAGTCGGCCATCGGCAAGCCGGGAAAATGGACCACCGTCGTCGCACTGGCGGTCTTTATCCCGCTGGAAAATCTTCCGAAACGATCCCGTCGCTGA
- the speB gene encoding agmatinase: MTLPAGWEDCDRNFLGLEEPWCHPDQAGIYILPAPYEHTSSYIPGSDKGPSAIIEASRQVEFYDEVLRCEPYREWGGIATTQSLDLAGRVDQAAVDAIEAFVRPHVGTGRFLITLTGEHTGALGAIRAHAKKYPHLCVVQIDAHGDLRNAYQGNLYSHASVMARVVDDGLPLVQVGIRSICPEEIERIRHAKSIATFFAASLLDPSGPYEGKALRWIPDIVKACTGPVYLTFDCDGLDASLVPALGTPEPGGLGWYDTLNLVTALANGPGILGMDISEIAPIEGFVAPQFCVARLIYRMLGRIRAGRRVH; encoded by the coding sequence ATGACACTTCCCGCCGGCTGGGAGGACTGCGATCGCAATTTCCTCGGACTTGAAGAGCCCTGGTGTCATCCGGACCAGGCCGGTATCTACATTCTGCCTGCTCCCTACGAGCATACCTCAAGCTATATCCCCGGATCCGACAAAGGACCTTCCGCCATCATCGAAGCATCCCGTCAGGTCGAATTTTACGATGAAGTGCTCCGGTGCGAGCCGTACCGGGAATGGGGCGGCATCGCCACCACACAATCGTTGGATCTGGCCGGCAGGGTCGACCAAGCGGCGGTTGATGCGATCGAGGCATTTGTGCGTCCGCACGTTGGAACAGGGCGGTTCCTCATCACCCTGACAGGCGAGCATACCGGCGCGCTGGGAGCGATCAGGGCGCATGCGAAAAAGTATCCTCACCTCTGCGTCGTGCAAATTGACGCACACGGGGATCTCCGCAACGCCTATCAAGGGAATCTGTACAGCCATGCCAGCGTCATGGCGCGCGTCGTCGACGACGGTCTGCCCTTGGTCCAAGTCGGTATCCGCTCGATCTGCCCCGAAGAGATCGAACGGATCAGGCACGCCAAGTCGATCGCGACGTTTTTTGCCGCTTCGTTGCTCGATCCATCGGGCCCCTACGAAGGGAAAGCATTGCGATGGATTCCAGACATCGTGAAAGCCTGCACCGGCCCGGTCTATTTGACGTTTGACTGCGATGGACTGGACGCCTCGTTGGTGCCGGCTCTCGGAACACCTGAGCCGGGCGGGCTGGGTTGGTACGATACGCTCAATCTGGTGACGGCCTTGGCCAACGGCCCCGGGATTCTCGGGATGGACATCAGCGAAATCGCGCCGATCGAAGGCTTCGTGGCTCCTCAGTTTTGCGTCGCCCGACTGATCTATCGCATGCTGGGACGCATCAGGGCCGGCCGGCGCGTCCACTGA
- a CDS encoding pseudouridine synthase — protein MTNTIRINKFFTHHGICSRREADRLIETGHVTINQKVAKLGDRVCFGDVIARDGQVIPWGQESIYIKYHKPVGVTTTSESHVTRNIIAEIGHPERVFPIGRLDKDSSGLILLTNDGDIVNAILRTEHGHEREYEVTVDHPFDRSFLDGMASGVVILGSRTKPCRLERLGPRRFRIILTEGRNRQIRRMCRALGFRVTDLHRVRIMHITIAGLAKGRWMPLTPKERSELFRAVGRGSDSGG, from the coding sequence GTGACCAACACGATCCGCATCAACAAGTTTTTTACCCACCACGGGATCTGCTCACGCCGTGAAGCCGATCGCCTGATCGAGACAGGGCACGTGACCATCAATCAGAAGGTGGCGAAGCTGGGGGACCGCGTTTGCTTCGGCGACGTCATCGCGCGGGACGGCCAAGTCATCCCATGGGGACAGGAATCGATCTATATCAAGTACCACAAGCCTGTGGGAGTCACCACGACGAGTGAATCCCATGTAACGAGGAATATCATCGCGGAGATCGGACATCCGGAACGCGTCTTTCCGATCGGGCGTTTGGACAAGGACTCGTCCGGTCTGATTCTCTTGACCAACGACGGCGACATCGTCAATGCCATTCTCCGAACGGAGCACGGACATGAGCGCGAATACGAGGTGACCGTTGATCACCCATTCGACCGCAGCTTTCTGGACGGCATGGCGTCGGGCGTGGTGATTCTCGGCAGCCGCACGAAGCCCTGCCGGCTGGAACGGTTGGGACCCAGGCGGTTTCGGATCATTCTGACCGAGGGACGCAACCGGCAGATCAGAAGGATGTGCCGCGCACTCGGCTTTCGGGTCACCGATCTCCATCGTGTCCGCATCATGCATATCACCATCGCGGGTTTGGCGAAGGGGCGATGGATGCCCTTGACGCCGAAGGAACGCAGCGAGCTGTTCCGTGCCGTGGGGCGAGGCAGTGATTCCGGAGGATGA
- a CDS encoding MCP four helix bundle domain-containing protein, which translates to MHPVQWIFSFKPRVAQVVVSILIAGLGWLSGQALSRVDQDLRIMYTEYTLGAADLAHISADVMRYRNTIIRALEADSQKEFERITESLPTQRARIQQAVDRYAAAGLRVSRSGRSEPEDIEAVRRSLDQYFSVASTTVQLLTQEWTAGSQSEREVLRRKAEEHAADNGGPKMIQVSLALDRLLDTVADVAKDMREEGTRAIQDTSLLLVVGSFFIAFLNLFLARRRHTDTLDDLVESSHTSSSSSPVLRSGDHPNPLLRSE; encoded by the coding sequence GTGCATCCTGTTCAATGGATTTTCTCGTTCAAACCTCGCGTCGCGCAGGTGGTCGTCAGCATCTTGATCGCCGGGCTGGGCTGGCTCAGCGGGCAGGCATTGAGCCGCGTCGACCAGGATCTCCGCATCATGTACACGGAATACACGCTCGGCGCAGCCGATCTCGCGCATATCTCGGCCGACGTGATGCGCTATCGCAATACGATCATCCGGGCCTTGGAAGCGGACAGTCAGAAGGAGTTCGAGCGCATCACCGAATCGTTGCCGACTCAGCGTGCGCGGATTCAGCAGGCGGTCGACCGCTATGCCGCGGCAGGACTGCGAGTTTCGCGGAGCGGGCGGAGCGAGCCGGAGGACATCGAAGCGGTACGGAGAAGCCTCGATCAGTACTTTTCCGTCGCCAGCACGACCGTTCAACTGCTGACTCAAGAGTGGACGGCGGGGTCCCAGTCCGAGCGAGAGGTCCTGCGGCGTAAAGCGGAAGAACATGCCGCAGACAACGGCGGCCCCAAAATGATTCAGGTCAGTCTGGCGCTGGACCGTTTGCTGGACACGGTCGCCGATGTGGCGAAAGACATGCGGGAGGAAGGCACCAGAGCGATCCAAGATACCAGTCTGCTGCTCGTGGTGGGCAGTTTCTTTATCGCATTTCTGAATCTGTTCTTGGCGAGACGACGCCACACGGACACACTGGATGACTTGGTGGAATCCTCCCACACCTCGTCTTCCTCCTCCCCGGTTCTCCGTTCAGGCGATCACCCGAATCCTCTCTTACGATCCGAATAG
- a CDS encoding ATP-binding cassette domain-containing protein — translation MHTAAASRPNLIQAVLGYIGIIFRLERRLLALVFSYSLAIGLFSLIVPLTVQELVNTFAFAIQPVTIVTLAGVMVAALLFVGAFKALQYYAVEMLERRFFARVAIGMAQQLPRLQFLGFKPRYANYFMETVFMQRAMSVLLVDLIDVVVGGAVGLTILVFYHPYFLLYAGLLLAGFNVVFFLLAHGGLTATLEMSHAKYETLHWMQEISYNLLHFKSTDSQALLMQRTDDLVDRYLESRQTRFGILIRQYLGSVGWQAVAQGGLIATAGWLVSIGQLTLGQLVAAEVVVSGLIASFDGVVKRMGHIYYFLTGLAELDFVFSLAKDKTATTLSVPLPDPTIHGIRVTCKDLTVQHPELPPIFSKFDLEVMPGEKIGVYASTTIAKTALARVLGGIETPTSGVIRYNGIDLRHINLITINRCRGFMIDSQLSLFEGTIEDNIVLGRSYIPYTDVRWALRFVELEEDVDALPQGLKTNVRAPGKILAPTHIIRILLARAILSRPQILIFDGILHNLQPALRETVLRRICSKDEPWSVVFVSNDPNLTSHVDRRLILD, via the coding sequence GTGCACACAGCCGCAGCCAGCCGACCGAACCTGATTCAAGCAGTCCTCGGCTACATCGGCATCATCTTCCGTCTCGAGCGGCGGCTTCTGGCGCTGGTCTTCTCCTACTCGCTCGCGATCGGACTCTTCTCCTTGATCGTCCCGTTGACCGTGCAGGAACTGGTCAACACCTTTGCGTTCGCGATTCAGCCAGTCACGATCGTCACCCTCGCCGGCGTCATGGTCGCGGCCCTCCTGTTCGTCGGCGCGTTCAAGGCCCTCCAGTACTATGCCGTGGAGATGCTGGAACGGCGGTTTTTTGCCCGTGTCGCCATCGGCATGGCCCAGCAACTGCCCCGCCTGCAATTCCTGGGTTTCAAACCGCGCTACGCCAACTACTTCATGGAAACCGTGTTTATGCAGCGGGCGATGTCCGTGCTCCTGGTTGATCTGATCGACGTAGTGGTGGGAGGCGCGGTGGGACTGACCATTCTCGTGTTTTACCATCCCTATTTCCTGCTCTATGCGGGACTCCTGCTGGCCGGATTCAACGTGGTCTTCTTTCTCTTGGCGCACGGAGGTCTCACGGCCACCCTCGAGATGTCCCACGCCAAGTACGAAACCCTCCATTGGATGCAGGAGATTTCGTACAACCTGCTGCACTTCAAGTCCACGGACAGCCAAGCCCTGCTCATGCAGCGAACCGACGACCTCGTCGACCGATATCTGGAGTCCCGTCAGACCCGCTTCGGCATCCTGATCCGGCAATACCTGGGATCGGTGGGTTGGCAAGCGGTGGCTCAGGGCGGTCTCATTGCCACCGCGGGGTGGCTGGTTTCGATCGGCCAGCTGACGCTCGGACAATTGGTCGCAGCGGAGGTCGTCGTCAGCGGCCTTATCGCGAGTTTTGACGGTGTAGTAAAGCGTATGGGCCACATTTACTATTTCCTGACCGGACTGGCGGAGTTGGATTTCGTGTTCTCATTGGCCAAGGACAAGACCGCGACCACGCTTTCGGTCCCGCTCCCGGACCCGACTATTCACGGTATTCGCGTGACCTGCAAAGATTTGACTGTTCAACACCCGGAGTTGCCTCCGATTTTCAGCAAGTTCGATCTTGAGGTGATGCCGGGTGAAAAGATTGGAGTCTATGCCAGCACGACCATCGCCAAGACGGCGCTGGCTCGTGTCCTGGGCGGCATCGAAACGCCCACCTCGGGCGTCATCCGTTACAACGGCATCGATCTCCGCCATATCAACCTGATCACCATCAACCGTTGCCGCGGCTTTATGATCGACTCTCAGTTGTCGCTCTTCGAAGGCACGATCGAAGACAATATCGTCCTGGGGCGCTCCTATATCCCATACACCGACGTCCGATGGGCGTTGCGCTTCGTGGAGCTGGAAGAGGACGTGGACGCCCTGCCGCAGGGGTTGAAGACGAACGTACGCGCCCCTGGAAAGATCCTCGCCCCGACCCATATCATCCGTATCCTGCTTGCCAGGGCCATCCTGAGCCGGCCTCAAATCCTGATCTTCGACGGCATTCTTCACAATCTGCAGCCGGCTCTGCGCGAAACCGTCCTCCGCCGCATCTGCTCCAAGGACGAGCCCTGGTCGGTCGTGTTCGTCTCCAATGACCCCAATTTGACATCGCATGTCGATCGGCGATTGATCCTGGACTGA